One window of the Bos indicus x Bos taurus breed Angus x Brahman F1 hybrid chromosome 8, Bos_hybrid_MaternalHap_v2.0, whole genome shotgun sequence genome contains the following:
- the GCNT1 gene encoding beta-1,3-galactosyl-O-glycosyl-glycoprotein beta-1,6-N-acetylglucosaminyltransferase isoform X1, whose product MLRKLWRRKLFSFPTKYYFLFLAFSVVTFTVLRIHQKTEFVNFGHLELFEENPSSNINCTKILQGDVDEIQKVKLESLTVKFKKRARWTNYDYINMTGDCASFIKKRKYITEPLSKEEAGFPIAYSIVVHHKIEMLDRLLRAIYMPQNFYCIHVDAKSEKSFLAAAVGIASCFSNVFVASQLESVVYASWSRVQADLNCMQDLYQMNAGWKYLINLCGMDFPIKTNLEIVRKLKLLMGENNLETEKMPSHKKERWKKHYEVVNGKLTNMGTDKIHPPLETPLFSGSAYFVVSREYVEYVLQNQNIQKFMEWAKDTYSPDEYLWATIQRIPEVPGSLSLSYKYDTSDMQAIARFVKWQYFEGDVSKGAPYPPCSGVHVRSVCVFGAGDLNWLLHMHHLFANKFDTDIDLFAIQCLDEHLRHKALETLKP is encoded by the coding sequence ATGCTGAGGAAGTTGTGGAGGaggaaacttttttcttttcccactaaATACTACTtcttatttcttgctttttcggtggTCACATTCACTGTTTTAAGAATTCATCAAAAGACTGAATTTGTAAATTTTGGACATTTGGAGCTGTTTGAAGAGAATCCTAGTAGTAATATTAATTGCACCAAAATTCTACAGGGTGATGTAGATGAAATCCAAAAGGTAAAGCTTGAGAGTCTAacagtgaaatttaaaaagcGCGCTCGATGGACAAACTATGACTACATAAACATGACTGGTGATTGTGCTTCTTTCATTAAGAAGCGCAAATATATTACAGAACCACTTAGTAAAGAAGAGGCGGGATTTCCAATAGCATATTCTATAGTGGTTCATCACAAAATTGAAATGCTTGACAGGCTCCTGAGGGCCATCTATATGCCTCAGAATTTCTATTGTATTCACGTGGATGCAAAATCAGAGAAATCCTTTTTGGCTGCAGCTGTTGGCATCGCATCCTGCTTCAGTAATGTCTTTGTCGCCAGTCAGCTGGAGAGCGTGGTGTATGCGTCCTGGAGCCGGGTTCAGGCTGACCTTAACTGCATGCAGGACCTCTACCAGATGAATGCAGGCTGGAAGTACCTGATAAATCTCTGCGGTATGGATTTTCCTATTAAAACCAACCTGGAAATTGTCAGGAAGCTCAAGCTATTGATGGGCGAGAACAActtagaaacagagaaaatgcCATCCCATAAGAAAGAAAGGTGGAAAAAGCATTATGAAGTCGTGAATGGAAAGCTGACAAACATGGGGACTGACAAAATACATCCACCTCTTGAAACACCTCTGTTTTCAGGCAGTGCCTATTTTGTGGTCAGTAGGGAATATGTGGAGTACGTGCTCCAGaaccaaaatatacaaaagttTATGGAGTGGGCAAAAGACACATACAGCCCAGACGAGTATCTCTGGGCCACTATTCAGAGGATCCCCGAAGTCCCAGGGTCATTGTCCTTAAGCTATAAGTATGACACGTCTGACATGCAAGCGATTGCCAGGTTTGTTAAATGGCAGTACTTTGAAGGAGACGTTTCCAAGGGTGCCCCCTACCCGCCGTGCAGCGGCGTCCACGTTCGCTCTGTGTGCGTTTTCGGAGCTGGTGACTTGAACTGGCTGTTGCACATGCACCACTTGTTTGCCAACAAATTCGACACGGACATTGACCTCTTTGCCATCCAGTGTTTGGACGAGCATCTGAGGCATAAAGCCCTGGAGACGTTAAAACCCTGA